A genomic region of Camelus ferus isolate YT-003-E chromosome 11, BCGSAC_Cfer_1.0, whole genome shotgun sequence contains the following coding sequences:
- the LOC102516246 gene encoding zinc finger protein 532-like, producing MHGIKDPDLKEMTEATNEEEMEIKEDAKIPSPKRKLEEPVLEFRPPRVAITQPLKELINIFKVRKCACGASPWKTCCGSTSTSCSTSRMDPCTSPWSVCYTSHVSLCRHFVIHKHKEPQPVVKQNGVEEAGEQAQP from the coding sequence ATGCACGGTATTAAAGATCCTGACCTGAAAGAAATGACAGAAGCCACCaatgaggaggaaatggaaataaaagaagatgCCAAGATTCCCAGCCCCAAGCGGAAGTTGGAAGAACCCGTTCTAGAATTCAGACCTCCCAGAGTAGCCATCACCCAACCCCTGAAGGagcttattaatattttcaaggttcgcAAGTGTGCATGTGGGGCTTCACCATGGAAAACCTGCTGTGGTTCCACAAGCACATCCTGCAGCACAAGTCGGATGGATCCTTGCACCAGTCCCTGGAGTGTCTGCTACACATCGCATGTCTCCCTCTGCCGGCACTTTGTCATCCACAAACACAAGGAGCCACAGCCCGTGGTAAAGCAGAATGGGGTTGAAGAAGCAGGAGAACAAGCCCAGCCCTGA